In the Hyla sarda isolate aHylSar1 chromosome 9, aHylSar1.hap1, whole genome shotgun sequence genome, TTTGGCTTTATTCTGTGCAAAATTGATGACGTCGACTTTGTGAGTTTCATCTCTGCAGAAACACAAGGGTGAAATGAGGAACATGTCCGCGCTGCGATACCAGACGCCTACCTACCAATCCTGAGGAGGCTATTCATTTATAAGAGGACAATGTGACAACACGACAGAGGGCAGCCGCATGGTGATCGCATTACACCACAGGGAGACCTGGAGCCCCgcatctacttaaaggggtattccaggccaaaacttttttttttttttttttatatatcaactcgctccggaaagttaaacagatttgtaaattacttctattaaaaaaatcttaatccttccaatatttattagcttctgaagttgagttgttttctgtctaactgctctctgatgactcacatcccggaagctgtgcagttcctatggggatattctcccatcatgcacagctcccgggacgcgacatcatcattgagcagttagacagaagacttcagaagctaataactattggaaggattaagatttttaaatagaagtaatttacaaatctgtttaactttccggagccagttgagagatagacagaatatatatatataaattatatataatatattatattaatatattacatatacatatatatatatatatatatatatatatgttttgcctggaatacccatttaaccatTTGTTCTACAATATAAAACAAGAAGCTTCTTACTTGACCAAGGGGCCGGGGAACGTTCTCATCTGCTCCTGTTCTGGGCTGTTCTGCAGAATAACCTGGACACAaaaagaaaattagaaaaaaaaggaaaaaacggccCGGGATAGGGGAAGGTGAAGCAGAATGTTAAGATAACCGGACACTTCTCTCAAAATGGATCTGACATGGATTCCATCCTGTCGTTCATGGTGTGAACGGGACCTTTGGCAAGCGAAGTATATTTATTAGAGCATCAGACTTTCTGTTCTCCGGTCTTCTCTGATACGTTATTATTAAAGGAGATAGCCAAGAGTTAAACAAACATACATAATTGCCTACATgcagaaacagcaccacccttAACAACCCTCGGGTTGGGTTTGGAATTACAGCTCATTGcagtcacttcaatgaaactgagctgtaataccacacacaacctgaggacaagtggggcgcTAGTTGCAGCTATGGTTTTCTTATCCGGTaggacccctttaagtaaggTCAAGTCGATCACATAACAGACCCTGACCGTACAGAGGTTACACTGGGCCTCACCTCCATATTGTGGATCTCCACTAATGTCGGCTGCCCGTCAGAGGGTAAGTTGGGAAGCACTTTGATTAGATGTCCCCCAGGACCAAACCTGGCACATACATGAGGGCTGCCAAACTTCTCTGGGGTCAGCGATCTAGAAGGAACTGCAGAAAAACCAAGGGTTAAACCCTCTTGCAGGGGCATTAGGTCCCGTCCCATCCACAACGCGCTGCAGCTCCATATAGTATACGCCGTAGCTCCATATAGTATACGCCGTAGCGATCAGAAGTttgagcaccccaggtaaaaatttgtattaatgtgcataaagaagccaaggaaagatggaaaaacctccaaaaggcatcaaattacagattagacattcttataatatgtcaccataagttacattttatttccatcatttacactttcaaaataacagaaaacaaaaaaatggtgtcaaaATGGCgtcaatttatagcatgcactgccccctttacaaagctgagacctgccagtgtcatggattgttctcaatcatcatctgggagcaatgagaccaataggtcaaagaAAGACCCAAAAACTGTCcgggaaccagaagaaaaaaaacaaactgaacacaccctcggacagagaaccaaagggggagaaaaaaaaaaaataaaaaaaaaaaaaataaaaaataaaaaaaataaaaagggcgggagctgtgtcccccaatggatccttcgagaaagattttacggtaagtgttaaaaagtctccttttctctatcggctccattgggggacacagaccgtgggacgtaccaaagccatcccttgggtgggcagataagtaatcaggcagacagccggtccactgccgcctgcaacactttacagcccagactagcatcagccgatgcgaaagtatgaactcggtaaaaACCTAGAGAAAGTATGCAAAGacaaccaggtagccgccttgcaaatctgcgagaccgaggctctattctggagagcccaggatgccccaacagaacgagtggaatgagccacaaccttcaaaaggaggaatcttccccttacagcgaaggCTTCCAagatggcagaccggatccaccgagaaatggtggccttggaatcaggttgtcccttgcgacgaccttccttaaggacgaaaaaggaatcacactgatgaaacgaagaagtgaaggagagataagaccgaacagctcgAACTacgtccagcttgtgtagtaagcgttTCTTAGAATGAGAAGGAaccggacaaaaggacgggaggacaatgtcctcattgagatgaaaggccgagaccaccttaggtaaaaaggaaggatctggccggaaaacgaccttgtccaggtggatcaccagaaaccgagaacggcaggaaaaagctgccagttcagacaccctcTGGATGGAAGTGATAGCCGCAAGAAATGCCACTtttcaagaaaggaggcggaaagacacctctctaaggggctcaaagtgtgcaccctggagggcactcagaaccaaattcaagtcccaagaggGAGAATGTGACCGATCAGGAGAAACAgggtgcgccactccttgcaggaaggatcggacatgaagattagaagccaggggccgctggaaaagaacagtaagggccaaaacctgacctttaagagaactgagagacaaccccagttccgaccctaactgcaaaaaggagagaagacgcggGACCGAGgtggtcaccggggagaagtcctgagcttcacaccaacgaaaataataCCACGAAGTACGGTGgtaaaaagcgatccctcggaagggaggcgaattcgatccggtaaccgttggacaccacgtccctgacccaagggtcctgaatgtgtgaggtccagatgtctcggaaaaaACAAGAGACATCCTCCCACCCGAAAATAAactgcgggtgggggcctcacttcatgcagaagtgggtttgcggttgcccggtttgggcggttggagtccgacttccaaaaCGGGCGTGCCTGGAACGAGGGACCCTTATTGGGGCCAGAGGACCGAAAGGAAaaagacttcctttgggaagtagggcaagCCTtagtttgaggtaacaaggaactcttacctcccattgcctcagagataatctcatcaaggcgtttgccaaaaagacggccgcccGGAAGAGGAAGCTCagcgagagaccttttggaagcggcaccGCATTACAAGCTTTAAGCTACATAGAGCAGCGgagggccgctaggtgacccaaaggcagaacaacgggctgactgcatggaagctgcgcacagaaagtccccaacTTTAGCGCATtgaagagccagagcagatagatcctctgggaggggggggggggatcccgctaagatatcctgatggagcttttggcaccatgTCGAGGCTAACATGGGaataagagaagagccagctgcttcagaagcgaaCTTCGCTAAAGATTCTACCTACTTGTCCGCGGGATCCATGAAGgtagcggcatctgccagaggcagagatccgggagattggtggatccacagagggaggggaagccaccttagcgacaaggtccttgtcaaatggataacgttcttgaattgtcttgattcccgggaatctcttgtctggatgtttccatgcggattccagaaGGTCATCAAAGTCAGCAAGAGCTGAACCTTTTTTTAGGTGCTGGCTTAGTACGATGAAatgatactcctggattgacatccgaagatcctgggtcctccaagataaagggtgtctcttatggctgtcaccaaggAGTTCACCAtagcaattgagtccgagcgggTCAGACGCCGGTTCGGAAGCCTCGTTCgctagttcaccaggggaatgtgaatAAGTAGAGGCAGTCTTGTAGGGGGGGCAATccagaccgggtacgcggctctggcgtggcagagtggtgactccgagaacgtcctctagaggagcgacgtttgtgcccagataatAGGGAGGGGCGGGACCCGTGAGGGGAACGCCCACGTCTAtccgaagactcaatggaagagtcagacgaggcacccctagcacgcttgtgagagcgtgaggtaCGAGAGGTCCTGCGCTGGGATGACCCCTTCAAAGCGGACACCATTtcgcgggaggcctcagccaccaaaTGAGAGACTTGGAACAAGTCAGCAATACGCTGGGTCAGGGAAGAATCCCAGGCtggaggagcggctgaacccaccgggaccgaaggggcatcagggggtctgggggagcagaggagcaggcagagcaaacTGGCTCAGCGGAGCCAGGCATCTTggattacagtgcttacaggtaTAGTAAGTCACTAATttcccaggtttctgtttagagggatgaACAGCCcagggtacggacataatggggtaaaaaggagaagacAGGCACTTTCTCCCGCAGATCTGTGTCCCCTGtccgctgcagtgaggagaaattGCTCCGTGCAGCTAGCTAGACTCATgaggccagccaatagggaggGAGGGGTGTGCCTGGAGCAAGGCACAAAGTAACTGACCCCTAAACACAGAACATCGCGCCCGCTCCTTGTGCCGAGCGCCCATCTGACtgtatatgcgctcgggggaacgGAGCGGGCGGCCAGAGCACCAGCAGCCTCTGCAGGCGAAATGAAAGTAAAACTGAGCCGACGCTGAAGCTGaaaacacacaccacacacaaagGATTTTTTGTAATATATGCCCCCTTAGTGTAACTGCTCCCCCAGCAAATGCAGCCCCTTAAAAtaaggtgggccaaaacagggggtctccagaggttgcaaggctgTACCTGTGGAAAgaggtacttacctcagtcagaagaacttacctaatggagtcttcagtgaagtcttcagccagcttttggtCCCTGCATCacacctggctgctatgcgcgagcgaggcgagtagagacatagggggacccggacccatgaggtaccactcAGGCGCTGatcgttggcgagggggggggttaacagcgcatatacgcaatgtctgtgcccccttactcacaatggggaaacagggaaccgcagtccctgagtccccacctgaaaacagaaagaaaaaggaataagaaactaacacgtccctatactagggggaaaaaaaaaaaaaacagacctggTCTGGATAGGCCAGAccagtccacctccttcagacactaagcttaaactgactagctcagagcctggaggcgggtatatcctgctgggaggagctaacttttttttattaccatagtgtcacacctcctagagacagcaagatacacccacggtctgtgtcccccaatggagccgatagagaaacctcgtctacgtcctcaccacaaaaatctgtgtttgaactttgcaaatgaacatatagacaagcctgatgcattttgaaaaccagttctgtggaccgatgaggttaaaatttaactttttggccggaatgagcaaaggtacttttgtagaagaaggggaacagaatttaatgaaaagaacctctgtccaactgttaagcatgggggtggatcaatcatgctttggggttgtattgcagccagtggcacagggaacatctcacgagtagaaggaaaaatggattcaataaaatttcagcaaattttggatgctaacttgatgcaatctgtgaaaaagctgaagttaaagagaggatggcttctacaaatggataatgatcctaaacacacctcgaaatccacgggggattacatcaagaggtgtaaactgaaggttttgccatggccttcacaatctcctgacctcaacataattgaaaatctatggatagaccttaaaagagcagtgcgtgacagacagcccagaaatctcaaagaactggaagacttttgtaaggaagaatgggcaaagatacctcaaacaagaactgaaagactcttggctggctacaaaaggcgtttacaagctgtgatacttgccaaagggggcagtacaagatattaactctgcagggtgcacaaacttttgcagacgccattttgctttctgttatttgtgtaaatgatggaaataaaatctaacttttgttgacatattataataatgtctaatctgtaatctgatgccttttggagatttttccatctttccttggcttctttttgcacattaataaaaattttcacctgaggtgcccaaacttttgatccccactgtacgttGCAGCTCCGTATAGTATACGCTGTAGCTCCATATAGTATACGCTGTATAGTATACGCTGTAGCTCCGTATAGTATACGCTGTATAGTATATGCTGTAGCTCCATATAGTATACGCTGTATAGTATATGCTGTAGCTCCGTATAGTATACGCTGTATAGTATATGCTGTAGCTCCACACCGCATACGCCGTAGCTCCGTATAGTATACGCTGTGTAGTATACGCCATAGCTCCGTATAGTATACGCTGTAGCTCCATATAGTATACGCTGTTGCAATAGTTTTATCCTTTTCTCCCTTCAGTGAATGAGATTATCTCCCCCTTATACACAAATAACAGACCCTCTTCACTGAAGTATTCAGGATGGTGCTCACCTTGTTCCACAGGCTGCCAGTCATTGCTGCCTGGGTAACCATATTGATAGCCGTCCAGTGACTGCTGGGTGCTGTAGTCATTGGGATACATGCTGTAGGAGTAGTCCTGCAGTGGGGGGTTGGGTACCTGAGCACCATAGGAATTAGCAGTGAGGTCCTGTTCACTCTTGTAGACCTGGCTCTGGAGAAACACTGTCACGTTAAATATTCATCTCTCGGCTTCTTTACCAGCTCAGGGGAAAGGACACGTTCACAGTAACGCACCTGCTGCGAGCGAGAACTGAAGCTGCTGCGACGACTATGGTTGCTGCGTTCGCTGTGCACACTTCGGGCCGAGTGTTCACTGTGCACACTGCGCCGGTCATAATCGTCCTTCACAAGATCCCTCCGAGCATCCGGCTCATCATCAAAACCGCCAACATAGCGGGGGTCATACTGCCAGCGATCCTCATACACATTGTATCTATGACGGGGGAGACAAGTCAGCCActaactgctgcagaacctcatggcGTCCACACTGGTTTACTCAGTGTCATATTCACCTGCTGGTGTATGCGTAGGGAACCTTCCTGCTGTAAACGTCCTCCCGGCTGCCGTACATATAGTTCCAGTAACTGCTTTGTGGGTCCCTGTACCCGGGGTCATAGGCTCCTGGATACCGGTCCCATCTGGAAGGGTCTAGAGAGAAGAGAATATTACCTGGTGCCATCTCAGTCCCCGCCAGGTATACAGAATACAGTCACCTGCTTGGTCTACTCACCTCCATACTCATACTGACTCTGGTAATAGTCATAGTAATTCCCCGGAGCGGTGTACCCCTGTCTATAGGAGGGAAAGCAGAAAGTGGGGTCAAAGAGGAGTCTCTCTAAGGAGTCTGGTGATAAAAcatatgcaaaagaaaaaaaaaagaaacgtgACTGCAGCACTCTAatataggttaaaaaaaactgtggaaaatttttaaatataaaatctCTCTTGTTGCCGAGACCACCCAATCAACTAAAAACATACCCCTTATTGTGAGCGCCCATATCTTATATGTCTGATAAAAAgacatgtggtcatgtgacaaaCCTCGAGGACGGTCGATCTGAGCAGTGACTGGATCTGGAGCTGGGCCGCTCGGGTTCCTGGTACTTTGCAGGGTTCACAAAGCCAGGGTTACTGTACTGTCTGTACGCGGGGTCATACGCTCCATAGGAGTCCTGCAGGAGGAAACCATCACAAGGCACTTTATACAGTCTTCATTTTCTcttttaggctgtattcacacacagTATCCTGTCCATATTTCATGCTGTGTTGAGTTATTTATTTACAATGAACTCTGCAGCATTaagtctgcgcagaatactgtacatgtgaatacaccccttAGAGTAGGGTGAGACgtagcacatccgcagcgtatttccaTAGAGTGAGCTCCTtgctgtgtctgcacgtagcaacAATCCGCCGCTAgggcagacacacagggatcccCCAGTCCAAAGAATACTGCGCACACTTGCAGTTTACTTTcagacatcgcggccgctcttggCCAAGCTCAGGGAGCAGGAGGAGTGATCACAATGTCTGAGCGTAAACTGTGCGCAGATTCCTGTGTGTCTGCTATAAACGGCAGATTGCTGCTACGTGCAGGACACACGgacagagcagtgatgtcactctaAGGACGTCATCAGCGCATCTGCATTGCGAAATACACTGCATATAAAAATGGACCTAAGAAAATACGATACGTGAGCACGTATGTCTACATCCACTTGTCTGTAAGGTGCATAATGTATTAAAGCCTCTATCACCCCATTACCTGTATAGGTGACTGGTACAGGTTATAACATTTCTGGTTCCTCTTATTCCAGTCTCCCTTTATTATCAGTAAACCTCCCCACGGGGTCCCACACACTGCAGAGCTTACCTGGTAGTACAGATGAGGTGCCCGGGGGTCCACAGTTGGGTACGGCTGCTGGTATGCAGAGGGGTAAGCTCCATAACCTCTATAGTAATAATACGGATCGGCTTGCTGAGGAGTCTGAGAAGCTGGAGGTCTTGACGGATCTGGATACCCTGCTGGGGGGATGGGGTTGACTGGTGCAGATGGGGCAGTCACTGGCTGACCAGGATACGGTGGGTGTTCAGGATAGCCGTATTTAACCCCATGCTCTGTAGTGCCTCCATAATGAAGGCTGGCGCTGTTCTGAGCAGCGAGTATAGGACCTTCTGTTTGCTGGGGGTAAGCAGTGGGCTTACTGGTCTGTACTGGCGGTGCTGGGGGCTGAGATGCAGGGGTCATGTATTCATGAGGAACCCCCAGTCCAGGTTGTGATGTCTCCACTGAAGGTTGGGACTGAGTGTCTTTAGTGACCTGCTGGTAAAAAAACTGTTTGTTATTGTCAGGGCCAGGCTGGAAATTAGGGAGACCTCCCACCTGATTGGTATAGGGCGGAGCGTCTCCTGGAGGTCTATTCAGTACAGACATCAGTCCATTGGTGTTGTGACTGATAGGCACACGTGGAACAGTGAAGTCTAATGCCCCTGCATTCTCAGATTTGGTGCCACCAGTACTGAGCAGTGGGGCGTACATCCCGGCTCCGTTATCCATCGGTAGATTCGTTGCGGAGCCGGGGGACGCAGGCTTACATATGGACTCGCCAGCCGAACTCTCAGTCTTAGTTTTCTGATTTTCAGTCGCTAAATTAAGAGGAATTTGGTTAGAAGAGACTAGCGCATTCTGGTGATTGGGGAAGGATTCGGAGAAGAGCTCAATGCCGGCGGCAGATTTATTTGCCAAATTGGAGGCTGGGAGCGGCTTATGAGGAGGTCCAAGCTGCACAAGAGAGGCCGAAGAGCTGGGATCTGCTGGGAACCCGCCAGAAGGAAGCGGCTTGTCAGAAGCAGAGGAGAAGTCTTTAGCAGAATTAAGGTTCTTAATTTGATTGGGTAAAGAAAGAGAGAAATTAACCGGTTGTGCCAAATTATAGGCTTTACTAGGCGGGGCGATCAGAATAGGCTGATTCTGCAGGGTCTCAGTAGGCGGAGAAGACAACAAACTAGCATAACCAGAACTTGCCTGGGACTGGGTCTGTTCCTCCTCGGCCATCTTTGGAGGATTCTCCAGGTTCTCTGAGGATACGTGCTCCTCGGGTGAAGCAGATAATTGGCCCTGATCCTCCTGGCCATGTTGGGCCTCCACCGAGCTATCCTCCGGAGGCTGAATCACTTCAGTCTGAGGCTTTGGAGGGACATAGACAGCCGGGGCTGGAGGGGCCAGAAGGACATTGCCCCCAAAGTTAGGCAGCTCTCCTTGTGCCCACAGGGTGGTTGCTGGACTCTCACACTTCTTATTTGACCCATGGGCTCTCGAGGACGGACGCCGCTCTAGAAGTAATATGTTATCCAGTGCTGATCCTCCTGTGAAGTGGTGTCCACTATTGACGGCACAAATTTCAGCGTTTGGTTTACCCAAAAATATTGTTTCCAAATTGTCAGGAGGTTGTTCCAAATTTCCCGGGGAGGCCGCCAGTCCAGCATTGTGGGAAGAGGATGTTGGAGGCAACTTAAGATTCTCACGGATGTCGCTGACTACTTTGGACTGGTCCATTTCAGGAGGTTTGACGCTAGTATGAGCGCGGACAGGTTCAAAGGAGCTGTTCACACTTGGCTGAAAGATTCCTGTCGGTTTTGGTGGACTTGGTGTTGGTGGCTGAGACAGATTTCCATAGTAGACGTTTGGTGTCATACTGTGATCGGTAACATCTCCGGCCAAAGGCGAGGAATCGATCTGCTTAAAGAAACTGGAGGAGTTTTCATTGTCAGGTCGTCCGATCTCCTTCTGAATGAAGGTCCCCTCCAGCTCCTGAGGTCGGGCTGGAACGGGCAAACTCCGATGACTGAGGTTACTATAGTTAGAAGAGACGCTATCCGATCGGACTGGGCGGTGTAAGGAGTCGGGGGCCTCCAGGTTGGGCCCTCCTTCAGGGTGGCTGACAGGATTCTTGGGCAAAGTAGAGCCCAGAATGGGTGCGTATCTGAAGACCTCAGGGTTGACTCCTGCAGAAAACAGACTGTTATTAGGAGGCTCATTGGGCAGAACCTCGATATTCTCCACATTATCGTACAGCAGCTCGGAGACAGCCTTCACCTCTGCAGGGTGATTCCctgtgttttcatttttccatgGGACATGAGGATCCTGAAAAGTGCTGGCACTTGGTTGAGTGTTCAGATGAGCGCTCGGAGCGCTGGGATGTAAAGGCAAGTATGATGGGACATGGGGCGATGCACCTGGGGGGGCAGTTAATGGGTGTATGTTCCCAGGGTGCCCCAGGTTGTGGTGGTAAGCAATATCCACGGATTGCCTCCTGGACACATGCTGCTGGTCCGTGGACGGGATCTCCACATTTTCAGCTTCATCTCCTTTAAAGAACATGGATACGGTCCCAGAATCTGAGTCATTAGCGGCTTGGGGCCAGGGTCTTGCAGGTTCACTTTGTGGCCGGTCTTCTGGCATATGATATGGCGCTCCGGTCTGTACGGTGTTGAGATTGGGTGGCGGACCTTGTTTTGGTGGTTCTGGATACGACTGTTTGAACCAATGCTCAGGATTCTGATTCTGTGGGTAATCCGCTGGCATGACACTGCTGTACGAGGTCACACCATGCTGCTGTACGTGACCTGGTCCACCTCCAAGAGGGAACGTAACCGGGGGAGTCCTTTGGGGTGCTGAAAAGTATCCCGGCTCATTTGTTTGGGGAGGAGACACCTCTAAATACGGAGGGGAGTAGTAGGGCGCAGTGTACGCCGGGTGCTGGGCTGCAGGGATGTGTTGCGTGGAGGTAGGTGGAGCGGCCTGGAGAGATGACCATGGTGCAGTGGTTTGCTGAGATGTGGCAGGAGGATAAGGCTGTAGTAAAGGTGCACTCCTGCTGTTATTATTCATTTCCATATTAACACTTTGCCTGCTCTGAGATCTGCCCGGCCCAGACGTGTTCTCTATTCCTCCTGCCACGTTCTGTGGAGACGACGCTGCAGGGTGACTGATCGGGGGTGAAGCCATGTTATTGGTGAAATGTCCGCCCTGCACAGATGGAGCAGACACATAATTAAGTGAGGGCCCAGCTGCCATTCGTTGAGATGACCCCGGTAATGACAACTGAGCTCCGTCACCAGAGGAGGAGACAGGCTGGGGGTGCAATGATAGCGAAGAGCTCTGTGTGGTAAAAACATTAGCATTCGATGGCGGTATATTAGATGGCGGTATGTTAGATGGCGGTATGTTCTGGGGGGTCATTCTGCCAAAAGCAAAAGGGTCTGTGACAGGTTGCACTAGAGGGGGCGCCATTGCTGAAGGGGTAGGTGTTCTTTTACGCCAGTAGGGAGTAGTGGTCATTCCCATGCGAGGAGGAGGCGCCCCTGCCCCTGGAGGACCAGCTTGAGGAGGAGGCTGCATCTTCTTCCCTTCAGAAGACGTTTCAGATTTTTCTCTGTAGAATCAATAGAGCTGCAGAACGTCACCTGCGGAGGAGAAGACAAGACAGTAAGACGAGCGGTGCGGGACAAGACAAGACAGCAAGACGAGCGGTGCGGGACAAGACAAGACAGCAAGACGAGCGGTGCGGGACAAGACAAGACAGCAAGACGAGCGGTGCGGGACAAGACAAGACAGCAAGACGAGCGGTGCGGGACAAGACAAGACAGCAAGACGAGCGGTGCGGGACAAGACAAGACAGCAAGACGAGCGGTGCGGGACAAGACAAGACAGCAAGACGAGCGGTGCGGGACAAGACAAGACAGCAAGACGAGCGGTGCGGGACAAGACAGCAAGACGAGCGGTGCGGGACAAGACAGCAAGACGAGCGGTGCGGGACAAGACAGCAAGACGAGCGGTGCGGGACAAGACAGCAAGACGAGCGGTGCGGGACAAGACAGCAAGACGAGCGGTGCGGGACAAGACAGCAAGACGAGCGGTGCGGGACAAGACAGCAAGACGAGCGGTGCGGGACAAGACAGCAAGACGAGCGGTGCGGGACAAGACAGCAAGACGAGCGGTGCGGGACAAGACAGCAAGACGAGCGGTGCGGGACAAGACAGCAAGACGAGCGGTGCGGGACAAGACAGCAAGACGAGCGGTGCGGGACAAGACAGCAAGACGAGCGG is a window encoding:
- the SEC16A gene encoding protein transport protein Sec16A isoform X4 — protein: MQPPPQAGPPGAGAPPPRMGMTTTPYWRKRTPTPSAMAPPLVQPVTDPFAFGRMTPQNIPPSNIPPSNIPPSNANVFTTQSSSLSLHPQPVSSSGDGAQLSLPGSSQRMAAGPSLNYVSAPSVQGGHFTNNMASPPISHPAASSPQNVAGGIENTSGPGRSQSRQSVNMEMNNNSRSAPLLQPYPPATSQQTTAPWSSLQAAPPTSTQHIPAAQHPAYTAPYYSPPYLEVSPPQTNEPGYFSAPQRTPPVTFPLGGGPGHVQQHGVTSYSSVMPADYPQNQNPEHWFKQSYPEPPKQGPPPNLNTVQTGAPYHMPEDRPQSEPARPWPQAANDSDSGTVSMFFKGDEAENVEIPSTDQQHVSRRQSVDIAYHHNLGHPGNIHPLTAPPGASPHVPSYLPLHPSAPSAHLNTQPSASTFQDPHVPWKNENTGNHPAEVKAVSELLYDNVENIEVLPNEPPNNSLFSAGVNPEVFRYAPILGSTLPKNPVSHPEGGPNLEAPDSLHRPVRSDSVSSNYSNLSHRSLPVPARPQELEGTFIQKEIGRPDNENSSSFFKQIDSSPLAGDVTDHSMTPNVYYGNLSQPPTPSPPKPTGIFQPSVNSSFEPVRAHTSVKPPEMDQSKVVSDIRENLKLPPTSSSHNAGLAASPGNLEQPPDNLETIFLGKPNAEICAVNSGHHFTGGSALDNILLLERRPSSRAHGSNKKCESPATTLWAQGELPNFGGNVLLAPPAPAVYVPPKPQTEVIQPPEDSSVEAQHGQEDQGQLSASPEEHVSSENLENPPKMAEEEQTQSQASSGYASLLSSPPTETLQNQPILIAPPSKAYNLAQPVNFSLSLPNQIKNLNSAKDFSSASDKPLPSGGFPADPSSSASLVQLGPPHKPLPASNLANKSAAGIELFSESFPNHQNALVSSNQIPLNLATENQKTKTESSAGESICKPASPGSATNLPMDNGAGMYAPLLSTGGTKSENAGALDFTVPRVPISHNTNGLMSVLNRPPGDAPPYTNQVGGLPNFQPGPDNNKQFFYQQVTKDTQSQPSVETSQPGLGVPHEYMTPASQPPAPPVQTSKPTAYPQQTEGPILAAQNSASLHYGGTTEHGVKYGYPEHPPYPGQPVTAPSAPVNPIPPAGYPDPSRPPASQTPQQADPYYYYRGYGAYPSAYQQPYPTVDPRAPHLYYQDSYGAYDPAYRQYSNPGFVNPAKYQEPERPSSRSSHCSDRPSSRQGYTAPGNYYDYYQSQYEYGDPSRWDRYPGAYDPGYRDPQSSYWNYMYGSREDVYSRKVPYAYTSRYNVYEDRWQYDPRYVGGFDDEPDARRDLVKDDYDRRSVHSEHSARSVHSERSNHSRRSSFSSRSQQSQVYKSEQDLTANSYGAQVPNPPLQDYSYSMYPNDYSTQQSLDGYQYGYPGSNDWQPVEQVPSRSLTPEKFGSPHVCARFGPGGHLIKVLPNLPSDGQPTLVEIHNMEVILQNSPEQEQMRTFPGPLVKDETHKVDVINFAQNKAKECSQNDNLLDHESARLLWDFIVLMCRQNGTVVGTDIAELLLQDHKTVWLPGKSPNEANLIDFTNEPLEHEEESGASQLSFLTDTLPNAGVVLEKETERFRELLLFGRKKDALESAMKHGLWGHALLLASKMDSRTHARVMTRFANSLPINDPLQTVYQLLSGRMPAAATCCGDEKWGDWRPHLAMVLSNLTNNVDVPTRTIVTMGDTLASRGLLEAAHFCYLMAQVGFGIFTKKSTKLVLIGSNHSLPFAKFASNESIQRTEAYEYAQSLGAQTISLPNIQVFKFIYACRLAEYGLSAQAFHYCEVISKTIIKHPSYYSPVLVGQLLEVSSHLRFFDPQLKEKPEQELFVEPPWLLHLRHLDMQMKQGTVVYNTGRTTPQQYACSTPSSEHDHVSQSDGITAAHEVPAATDNPLLTNFLPSVVSAPGVQLALPGPDNTATFYQPPPVSEPPSSVPPQIYAPSPMLAPPLPGQGFVPVSSEQVPTYPPAPMESAQSPQPAESLEQWSPDPALQRPPTNSPTKTTFHDTGFDFYGEMAKMAPGHRSRTVSQSSSHMRRTRTTSESSTHSIGSTRRSSVGMQPSPPPIPEVKKTEPKKEPKSNAAHGSGRSWFGWLTRKGKNEAHLPDDRNKSIVWDETRQRWINQDEPEGEDNKPLPPPPSSMPKRPLAAPVGPGAPFAPPNPSVNVFSIKAGGARARYVDVLNPGGNKTTNSVPPPADLFAPLAPMPILTNLFVPNAVPEESQPPVGSEAEMAQQSEQPSMDGTAQTQGSGDVAPAGGPPPPPPATAVPPPPAAAVPFYNPASFAQSPASSGLARSGRLGQRKYPTLK